The Canis lupus baileyi chromosome 29, mCanLup2.hap1, whole genome shotgun sequence genome includes a region encoding these proteins:
- the LOC140621064 gene encoding proto-oncogene FRAT1-like, with the protein MPCRREEEEEAGEEAEGEAEEEEEDSFLLLEQSVTLGGSGEVDLLVAQIGETLQLDAAQDSPASPCAPPGPPPQPPRPPAAVRADKARPPALPLLLPPAPAEAVGPAPPGALRCALGDRGRVRGRAAPYFVAELAAGPSALSPLAPQPGLDGPSGADKRAAPQPLSGPCRRGWLRGAAASRRLQQRRGPQPESRTGDDDPHRLLQQLVLSGNLIKEAVRRLHSRRLQIHAKLPQRPLSGPLSAPVHEPPSPRSPRAACSFSGASGRRAQPRTGDGVPVPGS; encoded by the coding sequence ATGCCGTGccggagggaggaggaagaggaagccgGCGAGGAAGCGGAgggggaggcggaggaggaggaggaggacagctTCCTCCTGCTGGAGCAGTCGGTGACGCTGGGCGGCTCGGGCGAGGTGGACCTGCTGGTGGCCCAGATCGGCGAGACGCTGCAGCTGGACGCGGCGCAGGACAGCCCGGCCTCCCCGTGCgcgcccccggggccgccgccgcagcccccgcggcccccggcggCCGTGCGGGCGGACAAGGCCCGGCCCCCCGCGCTGCCGCTGCTTCTGCCGCCCGCGCCGGCCGAGGCGGTGGGCCCGGCGCCCCCGGGGGCCCTGCGCTGCGCCCTCGGGGACCGCGGCCGCGTGCGGGGTCGGGCTGCGCCCTACTTCGTGGCCGAGCTCGCCGCGGGCCCCAGCGCGTTGTCGCCGCTGGCCCCTCAGCCCGGCCTTGACGGGCCCTCGGGAGCGGACAAGCGGGCCGCCCCGCAGCCGCTGTCGGGCCCGTGCCGGCGGGGGTGGCTGCGgggcgccgccgcctcccgccgcctCCAGCAGCGACGCGGGCCCCAGCCCGAATCCCGCACCGGCGACGACGACCCGCACCGGCTCCTGCAGCAGCTGGTGCTCTCGGGGAACCTCATCAAGGAGGCGGTGCGGAGGCTTCATTCGCGACGGCTGCAGATACACGCAAAGCTTCCCCAGCGCCCGCTCTCCGGGCCGCTGTCGGCCCCGGTGCATGAGCCCCCGTCTCCCCGCAGCCCTCGGGCGGCCTGCAGCTTCTCCGGCGCGTCCGGGAGGAGGGCGCAGCCCCGAACTGGCGACGGCGTTCCTGTCCCTGGCAGCTAA